A single region of the Acipenser ruthenus chromosome 57, fAciRut3.2 maternal haplotype, whole genome shotgun sequence genome encodes:
- the LOC131724804 gene encoding zinc finger protein 391-like yields the protein MDVSVSVSFLQDELASTIEHAVKAAVDTVLCQITKVVGGKFTEFRMEMAGKEKENESLKLRLEISESELKAVRECMNAADADIKQPLRNMNPDCNEQDFQRNENQGLFQDTKESHAIPKSEAQEGPRIEAAYTQEESFDQEWCASLKQVTELTCVKDEEVPRLECVPIKEEFTEQECVPIAEEVPAENNVCTLEENNKLGSSLCDDCPPECELGFRAAKGNLSGGSPFPRAECGKSFSRLSRLKIHQHSHTGEKPHQCSECGKSFSRLSQLIIHQRIHKGEKPHHCTECGKSFSHLSQLKIHQRIHKGEKPYHCSECRKRFTQLQNLKTHQRVHTGVKPYHCTECGKRFTQFGNLQSHQRIHTGEKPHQCSECRKSFSRLSHLKVHQRIHTGEKPHHCPECRMSFTYLNSLKVHQRTHLKEKYLLNVLTV from the exons atggacgtcagcgtctccgtgtcgttccttcaagacgagctcgcctctaccatcgagcacgcagtgaaagcggctgtagacaccgtcttgtgccaaatcacaaaagttgtcggcggcaaattcactgaattccgaatggaaatggctggaaaggagaaagagaatgaaagtctgaagctgagattggaaatatcagagagcgagttgaaagcagtgcgggaatgcatgaacgctgcagatgcagacatcaaacaacctctcagaaacatgaaccccgactgcaatgaacaagactttcagaggaacgagaaccagggattatttcaag ataccaaagagagccatgctatccctaaatctgaagcacaggaggggccaaggatagaagcagcttacacacaagaggagtcctttgaccaggagtggtgtgcaagtctaaagcaggttacagagctgacatgtgttaaagatgaagaggtccctcgactggaatgtgttcctattaaagaggaattcacagaacaggaatgtgtccccatcgcagaggaagttcctgctgaaaataatgtctgtacacttgaggagaacaacaagctgggatccagcctgtgtgatgattgtccacctgaatgtgaactgggatttagag ctGCTAAAGGAAATCTCTCAGGAGGGAGTCCATTTCCCCgtgctgagtgtgggaagagtttcagtcgtttATCACGGCTTAAAATCCACCAGCacagtcacacaggagagaaacctcatcagtgttctgagtgtgggaagagtttcagtcgtttATCACAGCTTATaatccaccagcgcattcacaaaggagagaaacctcatcactgcactgagtgtgggaagagtttcagtcatttatcacagcttaaaatccaccagcgcattcacaaaggagagaaaccttatcactgttctGAATGTCGGAAGAGATTCACGcagttacaaaatcttaaaacacaccagcgtgttcacacaggagtgaaaccttaccactgcactgagtgtgggaagagattcacacaGTTCGGAAATCTTCAatcgcaccagcgcattcacacaggagagaaacctcatcagtGTTCTGAGTGtaggaagagtttcagtcgtttATCGCACCTTAAAgtccaccagcgcattcacacaggagagaaacctcatcactgtccTGAATGTAGGATGAGTTTCACCTATCTAAATTCCTTGAAAGTCCACCAGCGGACTCACCTAAAAGAAAAATATCTTCTCAATGTACTGACTGTTTGA
- the LOC117971217 gene encoding zinc finger protein 239-like: MNGNSVKMDFSVSVSFFQDELASTIEHAVKAAVDTVLCQITKVVGGKFTEFRMEMAGKEKENESLKLRLEISESELKAVRECMNAADADIKQPLRNMNPDCNEHDFQRNENQGLFTRVKYPEERHAFSEAEEGPVIEAVYTKEEISDQEWCGRIMEITDLTIIDSKDVPELEPVHIKKEDVELECDHITEEVYKENKVNNPVNIVKMESSHCDESPPELSCVKPNQPVSEDTGSSVGEEGTLLGSIQGKHHPPQESAADGKEEGAMPSTSSTASAKGNHTGGVPLSCADCGKRFSHLSRLKIHQRVHTGEKPYHCTECGRSFTRSQSLKIHQRIHTGEKPYHCTECEKRFTQLGNLQSHLRIHTGEKPYHCTECGRSFSLFQSLKIHQLVHTGEEPYQEKTS, encoded by the exons atgaaTGGGAATTCTGTGAAGATGGACttcagtgtctccgtgtcgttctttcaagacgagctcgcctctaccatcgagcacgcagtgaaagcggctgtagacaccgtcttgtgccaaatcacaaaagttgtcggcggcaaattcactgaattccgaatggaaatggctggaaaggagaaagagaatgaaagtctgaagctgagattggaaatatcagagagcgagttgaaagcagtgcgggaatgcatgaacgctgcagatgcagacattaaacaacctctcagaaacatgaaccccgactgcaatgaacacgactttcagaggaacgagaaccagggattattcaCCAGAGTTAAAT ATCCTGAAGAGAGACATgctttcagtgaagcagaggaggggccagtgatagaagcagtttacacaaAAGAGGAAATCTCtgatcaggagtggtgtggaAGAATAATGGAGATCACAGACCTGACAATTATTGACAGTAAAGACGTTCCTGAACTTGAACCTGTGCACATTAAAAAGGAGGATGTGGAACTGGAGTGTGATCACATCACAGAGGAagtttataaagaaaataaagtcaataATCCTGTGAATATAGTTAAGATGGAATCTAGCCATTGTGATGAGTCCCCACCTGAACTCTCCTGCGTGAAACCCAATCAGCCTGTCTCTGAAGACACTGGTTCTAGTGTTGGAGAAGAGGGCACTCTGCTGGGGTCCATTCAGGGgaaacatcacccccctcaggaaagtgctgcagatggaaaggaggaaggagcgatgccgtccacgagcagcacagcat CTGCTAAAGGCAATCACACAGGAGGGGTTCCATTgtcctgtgctgattgtgggaagagattcagtcattTATCACggcttaaaatccaccagcgtgttcacacaggcgagaaaccttatcactgcactgagtgtgggaggagtttcacacGGTCACAAAGTCTTAAAATCCatcagcgcattcacacaggagagaaaccttatcactgcactgagtgtgagaagagattcacacagttaggaaatcttcaaTCACACCTCCGCATTCACAccggagagaaaccttatcactgcacagagtgtgggaggagtttctCGCTGTTCCAAAGTCTTAAAATCCATCAGCTcgttcacacaggagaggaaccttATCAAGAAAAAACTTCTTGA